One window from the genome of Lacerta agilis isolate rLacAgi1 chromosome 18, rLacAgi1.pri, whole genome shotgun sequence encodes:
- the MISP gene encoding mitotic interactor and substrate of PLK1, translating into MYIRRLVFTSSPTMDPEDEEPSSPRSGSRRGLKFEEAAGDEYFDLGHHREERAGDGWVMADSNENGSKAINGRKDLWAAPLGRESKLEVVKSGSLYDIRAYKGEMKPSRLYGEDEEELRYRIRPEEASPEKAEELEEERREIIRSQVVRKSTTMAEKWSSAEELEDINASSAGREAAPGTRSYSTGFAVCFDSPSSRWESTPVDPQNIDTEKINFAMARQQFLELEKTNPKLLLGPRKPAPSSRTTQNIQGTEAEQIQEQIPDVYGQRRVGWSSERAESRVPQRTEPTCPKQAPICQNSDYGLAEMPQNTNVVAPDGRRVYIKEELGEPLDWEAGGQGLAEEDLGSSDETPIEREIRLSMEREDAHRKERGIHRVDSRDELVEIQTKPLLLSADTPPASSRKGKDKHGVSFFVQREIEQETRREEDLQKEGRLSGTYDRGVCREISERRKVFERDEEAPMTARMLGEREEARNGDPGKRTAGQDVKWSSEAYQPSLPSRRKQRGDSPPFDQNDTVFGQRVDSSGARVLGDSEPAILREGHFAIPVRKLRFSSPVDREPLTSRRKEGSPEWAAPREELYTVKTQRPRMSALIDQEIRDALQREVELQEQRRRAGTATGSKAPSRTSSQSSAASGISDSYCVSAAAAPDSPARSSPSASPRQAYAGRPSSERPSAEEEKTKRHREGGKYAGIDLHDEIDSEVVKSTKVVCQRGLLAQLWETGQIRGAGDDSD; encoded by the exons ATGTACATCCGTAGGCTTGTCTTCACCTCGTCTCCGACCATGGACCCCGAAGACGAAGAACCGAGCAGCCCCCGGTCCGGTTCGCGAAGGGGGCTGAAGTTTGAAGAGGCGGCGGGCGACGAGTATTTTGACTTGGGGCACCACCGCGAGGAGAGGGCTGGGGATGGGTGGGTGATGGCCGACTCCAACGAAAATGGGTCAAAGGCCATCAATGGGAGGAAGGACCTTTGGGCGGCACCGCTGGGCAGAGAGTCCAAGCTGGAGGTGGTCAAATCCGGCTCGCTGTACGACATCCGGGCGTACAAAGGCGAGATGAAGCCTTCGAGGCTTTACGGCGAGGACGAAGAGGAGCTGAGGTACAGGATCCGCCCCGAGGAGGCCTCGCCGGAGAAAGCCGAGGAGCTCGAGGAGGAACGGCGGGAGATTATCCGCAGCCAAGTGGTGAGGAAGAGCACCACCATGGCCGAAAAGTGGAGCTCTGCGGAGGAGCTGGAGGACATCAACGCTTCCTCCGCCGGCCGAGAAGCCGCCCCGGGGACGAGGAGTTATTCCACCGGCTTCGCCGTCTGTTTCGACAGCCCGTCTTCCCGCTGGGAGAGCACCCCCGTCGACCCTCAAAACATAGACACGGAGAAGATCAACTTCGCCATGGCTCGGCAACAGTTTTTGGAACTGGAGAAGACAAACCCCAAGCTGCTTCTGGGGCCGAGGAAACCGGCACCCAGCTCGCGGACAACGCAAAACATTCAGGGGACGGAAGCGGAGCAGATTCAGGAGCAGATTCCTGATGTCTACGGCCAGAGAAGAGTGGGTTGGTCTAGTGAGCGGGCAGAGAGTCGGGTTCCCCAAAGAACAGAGCCCACATGTCCCAAGCAAGCCCCTATTTGTCAAAACTCAGATTACGGTCTGGCAGAAATGCCCCAGAACACAAACGTTGTGGCGCCTGATGGAAGAAGGGTCTACATCAAAGAGGAGCTGGGAGAACCTCTGGACTGGGAGGCCGGTGGCCAAGGCCTTGCGGAAGAAGATCTGGGGTCCTCGGACGAGACGCCCATTGAGCGGGAAATCCGGCTGTCGATGGAAAGGGAGGACGCCCACCGCAAAGAGAGGGGGATCCACCGGGTCGACAGCCGGGATGAGCTGGTGGAGATCCAGACCAAGCCTCTGCTGCTGTCCGCCGACACGCCGCCAGCTTCCTCCAGGAAAGGAAAAGACAAACACGGCGTTTCCTTCTTCGTGCAGAGGGAGATCGAGCAGGAAACCAGGCGAGAGGAGGACCTGCAGAAGGAAGGGAGGCTGTCCGGGACGTACGACAGGGGGGTCTGCCGGGAGATCTCGGAACGCCGGAAAGTGTTCGAAAGGGACGAGGAGGCCCCCATGACGGCAAGGatgctgggggagagagaggaggcccGGAATGGTGACCCCGGGAAAAGGACGGCCGGCCAGGACGTGAAGTGGAGCTCAGAGGCCTACCAGCCTTCTTTACCCAGCAGAAGAAAGCAAAGGGGCGACTCGCCCCCTTTCGACCAGAACGACACTGTTTTCGGCCAGCGGGTGGATTCCTCTGGCGCTCGGGTTCTGGGAGACTCGGAGCCTGCGATTTTGCGGGAGGGACATTTCGCCATCCCGGTGAGGAAACTCAGGTTCTCGTCCCCCGTCGACCGGGAACCCCTGACCTCCCGGAGGAAAGAGGGCAGCCCGGAGTGGGCCGCTCCCCGGGAGGAGCTGTACACCGTGAAGACGCAGAGACCCCGGATGTCGGCCCTGATCGACCAGGAGATCCGGGACGCTTTGCAGAGGGAAGTGGAGCTCCAGGAGCAGAGGAGAAGAGCCGGGACAGCGACGGGGTCGAAGGCGCCCTCTCGGACGTCGTCGCAGAGCTCGG CTGCTTCGGGGATTTCCGACAGCTACTGCGTATCGGCCGCGGCTGCTCCCGATTCCCCTGCGAGGTCATCTCCCTCGGCGTCCCCGCGGCAAGCCTATGCGGGGAGACCATCCTCGGAGCGTCCCTCGGCGGAAGAGGAGAAGACCAAGAGgcacagggagggaggaaag tATGCTGGCATCGATCTGCACGACGAAATCGACTCTGAG GTTGTGAAATCCACCAAAGTCGTCTGCCAGaggggactcctggctcagcttTGGGAGACGGGCCAGATCCGCGGGGCCGGCGACGACAGCGACTGA